DNA sequence from the candidate division KSB1 bacterium genome:
TGGCGAAAAATGATGAAGTCAAAGTCGTCGTTCTGCGAAGCGGTGGAGACGGCCCTTTTTGTGCCGGCGCCTCATTCGATGAGCTGATGGCAGTCGACAGCATGGAAAATGGCAGAGATTTTTTCATGGGTTTTGCGGGTGTTATTATGGCGATGAAGAATTGTCCAAAATTTGTGATTGCTCGCGTACACGGAAAAACAGTTGGCGGGGGTGTTGGCATTGTTGCAGCTTCAGATTATGCCATTGCAACCAATAACGCATCGATTAAACTCAGCGAATTAGCGCTTGGGATTGGCCCATTCATTATTGGACCGGCCGTTGAGAGGAAAATCGGTAAAAGCGCCTATGCCGCAATGAGCATCGATGCCGATTGGCGCGATGCCAATTGGGCAAAACAGCATGGGCTCTATACGGATGTTGTTGAATCAGTGGAAAAATTAGATAATACCGTAGACGACCTCTGTAAAAAATTAGCTTCATTTAACCCGGAAGCAATGGCTGAATTAAAATCCGTATTTTGGGAGGGTACGGAACATTGGGAAGAGCTTTTACCCAAAAGAGCAGAAACAAGCGGGAGGTTGGTGTTGTCTGATTTTACTTCTAAAGCAATTCAAGCCTTTAGGAAAACATAAACCAATCAATATCATATACTATTTATAAGTTGATGCTGCTTTACTTATTATTCTGGCATCGCTAATGCTTCCCTACCCCCAATTCTCCAAAACCTCAACAAATTTAGTTAGAAACGTATTGGCCTGAAATCCATCAAGAGCCCGATGGTCGATGGTAAGTGTGACATAAATCATGGGTTTGATTTGGATGCTGTCTGTTCCCTTCACTTCTGAAACCACCACTCGTTTTTCCAACTTGCCAATTCCTAGTATAGCAGATTGCGGTTGGTTAATAATAGGCGTAGCAATCAAGCTGCCGCTAACGCCATGGTTGGTGATGGTGAATGTTCCATTATGCACTTCATGCTGCTCCAGTTTGTTGTTCCTGGCTCGATTGGTCAAATCCTGCAACTTTTCAGCGATACTATAAAGATCGAGGTTTTGAGCCTGGTGAAGAACCGGAACGATCAATCCGCCTTCCAGAGCAGTGGCAATACCGATGTTGCAATCCGCAAATAATTCCAGGCCATCGTCATGCCAACAACTATTCACTTCAGGGACAGCATGCAATGCGTCAACTACTGCTTTCACAAAATAGGCTGTGTAGGTCAGTTTAATCCCTCTTCGTTGAAAATCTTCCTTATGATTTTCTCGATGTGCAATTACAGCCGACATGTCGGCATCAAAAATAGCCGTAACATGTGGCGCGGTTTTAAGCATGCTGTCCACCATATGATGTGCAATGCTCAATCGCATAGGAGTGTGTGCAATTTTTCTATCAGTTAGTTTGTCAATTACAGCTTCTTTTGGTTGATCTTTGACAGATGTTTCTAAATAATTCTCAACATCCTGAAACGAGATTCTCCCTCTTTTCCCCGATCCTTTAATTTGACTTACATTTATATTATGTTGTTTTACCAATCTACGTACAGAAGGACTAAGCCTTGTTTCCTGGTTGGTAAATTCGGAATCAGATAGTACTGTTTCTGTAATTTGTTGAATTTTATCTGCAGGCTGGATGGGTGCGATCTCTTTCTGTTCAGAACCCTCTTCAACCAATTGGATTCGACCTAAAATATCTCCAATCTCAATTTGCTCATTTTCATGTTTTAATATCTCAACCAATACACCATCAGCTGGAGATGATATCTCAACATTGACTTTGTCCGTACTGATTTCCAGAATCGGCTCGTAGAGTTCAATACGATCGCCAACATTCTTCAACCAACTGGCTATGACTGATTCCGTACCCTCCTGGCTGGATTCGGGAAGAATAATGTCTATTTTTTCTGCCATGAAAATTTATCGTTCTTTGATTATTTAAAAGTTAATCATTTCACCAATCTTACCGGCAATGGTATCAACATTCGGTAAAATAGCATTCATCAATCCAACATTGTAGGGAATAGGAACATCGGGTGTCGTTAATCTTTCAACAGGCGCATCCAGGTCTAAAAATAATTTTGAAGCGACGACGGCTGCGATTTCCGCACCGAAACCTGCGGTCGAATTGTCTTCATGAACAATTAAACAACGTCTGGTTTTCTTTATTGAATTTAATACGGCATTTTTATCCCAGGGCATAATGGTTCTCAAGTCCAGGATTTCAACGGAATATCCCGCTAGTTTTACAGCCAGTTCGCACCTTTCCACCATGGCGCCCCAGGTAATCAAGCTGATTTGATTTCCATCCTGAATGATCTTTGCTTTACCCGCTGGCAAAGCAAAATGATCACCAGGATACGGTCTGCGGGCCCAGGGGGTATCCAACATATGCCTATGTTCAAAAAAGATTGTTGGATTATTACTGCGCATAGCTGTTCGTAACAACCCGACAGCATCTTCAGCATTCGAAGGATAAAAAACCTGCCAACCGTGTCCGTGCGCCCAGATGACTTCACCACACACACTATGCCAGGGATCGCCGCATTTGAAAAATCCTCCTGGCAAACGTACTACAATTGGCGCTGCAAATCGATTAGCTGTTCGCCAACGAATCGTGCCGCAATTATTTAGCTGCTCTGTTGCAGCATCTGCATACTTTCGAAATTGAATCTCGGCTACCGGCATTAAACCGGCAATTGCCATTCCGACCGATCTGCCGATTATACCCTCTTCTGACAAACTGGTATCAAAAACCCGTTCCTCGCCAAACTTTTCGTGTAATCCCATGGTCACCGCATGGACACCACCCTTAACTCCCACATCCTCACCAAAAACAAGCAGTTTTGGATTGGTCTCCAATTCGGATTCCAGAGTTCGACGAATTGCCGTTACCATATTTATTCGTGTTGGCTCAGGATTGGGGAGATCAGTTGATTCAGGAAATGTGTATCTTTCTGCAGCTAAACCGCCCTTCATTTGAAGATCTGGTGTTTCATCGTCATTATTCTCGGCAAACACATATTTTGCCACCTTCTTTTTATCCGGCTCCGGACGATTTAATGCAGCGGTTAATGCATGGTTGACCTCATCCTGAATATCACATCTGAATTTCGAAAATTCAGTTTCTGTGAAGTAAGTAGGTACCAGGTATTGAACTAATTTTTTAAGGGGATCTTGCTCTTGTTCTTCCTTTACGAATTCATCAGTTTTATAGGCTTGCGTATCCTGGCCGGAATGGCCACTCAATCTCGGGACCGTCAAACGAATTAGGGCAGGTCCTTTATGCTGTCGAACATAGCTCACGGCATCGGACAATTTACTGGCAGCTTCGCCAGGATTGCAGCCATCACCATCGAGGATATGCAGGTTATTAAACGAAGCTAAGTTTTGTGCGATATTAGATCCAGGTGTTTGTTTGTCTGCCTTCACTGAGATGGCGTATTCATTATCTTCTATGTAGAACAGAAGGGGTAGTTTGAGTGTGGTTGCCATGGTAAGCGATGACCAAAAGCCATTGGTGGCGACGGCGCCCTCCCCTGCTAAGACCACGGAAATTGCATCCTGGTATTCCTTTTCTTTTAGAACATTGTAGCGATAAAGTATAGCCTGGGCATAACCTGCAGCTGGTGTGAATTGAGAACCAACATCACCTGCCATGGGTATAACTATCGCTCCATCCTTATTGGGAAAGTTAAAAACAACACCAATATCCCTTCCGTCACTAATTCCACCTGATTTCGCCATTGGACCAGCAAAAGCATCTTCGATTCCCAATCCCAACGTCAAAAGCAATGGTCGAGATCGATAATAAGCACTTGCGGCATCAACCTTATTGGTTAGCAGTGATCCAAGCAAAACCTGGCTGAGGTCATGGCCCCTGGCGGAAAATTGATAAAGGACTATTCCTTTCGGGGTGAGTGTTGTCTCCTCAATTTCATCAAGCTCTCTGGAAATTAAAATATACCTGGCAATTTTTGTCCAATCAAAATTCGGATCAATATTACTGTTAGTCATCTTCTCCATTTGTAAAAATCAATTGAGAATATCCTTTAACGCTTTGACGCACATCACATTTTCCCACGGTTGTCCTACCGTTATCCGCATACAATTTGGCAGACCAAAGAATTTTAATGGCCGAACGATGATGCCTCGCTGCAAAAGTGATTGATCTACTTCAGTTACTTTTGCTTCGTTTTCAAATTCAATCATTATAAAATTAGCAAACGATTCAAAATACCGCAATCCAATTTCAGCAAATGCATTTGAGAAGTATTCCAGGCCAATTTTATTATTCTTTATGGTTTTGCTAAGAAACTCTTCATCTTCAATTGCACCAGAGCCTGCTGCTTGCGCAAGAACAGATGGTTCGAAGGTTAATTTTACTTTTGATAAAGTATCAATGACAAACGGATCTGCGAGTCCATAACCAATTCGCATTCCGGCTAAGCCGTAAGCTTTAGAAAATGTCCTGAGTGTAATAATATTCCCAAAGTCCTTAAATGTCATTTTCGGGTAGTCCGTCGATAAATCACTGGCAAATTCATGATAAGCCTCATCCATAACCACCAAAATATTCGGGGAAACTTGCGACATAAAATGAGTAAATGCAGATTCATTGAACATGGTACCGGTAGGATTATTCGGATTGGCTAAATAAATGACTTTTGTTTTTGAGGATATTGCTGACAGGATGGCATCCAAATCGTATTGATATCCTGGTTTCATCGGAGTTTTAACCAACGGAATATTATTAGCTTCGGCCATAATATAAACAGTAACAAAAGTATTGCTGGCTGTCAGAAGCTCATCACCTGGCTCAAAAAAAGCCTTACAAACATTCGTAAGGATTCCTTCAGAACCATTCCCAACTATAACATTTTCTATGGTGATATTATACTTATTAGCAATTTTAGCCTTTAAATCATAACAAGAGGGATCGGGGTACCAATTGGTTTCACCGATCACTTTTTGCATTGATGCTATTGCATTGGGGGAAGATCCTAAGGTGTTTTCATTGGAAGATAACTTAGCAATTTTCTCCTGTCGATTATCAGTAATATCGTCTGCCCTTTTTCCTGGTTGATAGGTCACTAATTCGGCAATATTTTGTGGTACTCTAATCATAATTCAATTACAATTTTCTATAGTTGAGGAAAATTAGTCGGTTATCCGATCTAATTAATTTTTGGTACGGTAGGATTTCCAAAATCATTATGCATTTATGTTAAGAAAAATAAAATCAAAGGCATATTATTTTTTAGTAATTTTTGGTTAATTGTCTACTTCATTTCAACAAACTAAAAAATTCTTCCCTTGTTGATAAGTTCTCCCTGAACATACCCAGGACACACGAAGTGATCATACTCGAGTTTTGTTTTTCAACTCCCCGCATCATCATACAAAGATGTTGTGCTTCGATAACGACTGCAACTCCTGCAGCATCGACCGCATCCATTATTGTATCAGCGATTTGTTTTGTTAGTCTTTCCTGAATTTGCAATCTCCTGGCAAACACATCCACAATCCGGGCAATTTTGGATAATCCAAGAATTTTGCCATTCGGTAAATAGCCTACATGGCATTTCCCGATAAATGGTAATAAATGATGTTCACAAAGCGAATATAGCTCAATATTCTTTATCAATACTATTTCATCCATATCAGATTTAAAAACAGCGCCATTGATTATTTGCTCTGTATTTTCATTGTAGCCTTTGGTTAGAAAATGAAATGCTTTTGCAGCTCTTCTGGGTGTATCCCTGAGACCTTCACGATTTGG
Encoded proteins:
- a CDS encoding enoyl-CoA hydratase/isomerase family protein, coding for MIESGSTTVQIDKGIGTLTFYHPKKNSLPGDLLKNTANEINNLAKNDEVKVVVLRSGGDGPFCAGASFDELMAVDSMENGRDFFMGFAGVIMAMKNCPKFVIARVHGKTVGGGVGIVAASDYAIATNNASIKLSELALGIGPFIIGPAVERKIGKSAYAAMSIDADWRDANWAKQHGLYTDVVESVEKLDNTVDDLCKKLASFNPEAMAELKSVFWEGTEHWEELLPKRAETSGRLVLSDFTSKAIQAFRKT
- the folE gene encoding GTP cyclohydrolase I FolE — encoded protein: MEKNYYELLQGIGEDPNREGLRDTPRRAAKAFHFLTKGYNENTEQIINGAVFKSDMDEIVLIKNIELYSLCEHHLLPFIGKCHVGYLPNGKILGLSKIARIVDVFARRLQIQERLTKQIADTIMDAVDAAGVAVVIEAQHLCMMMRGVEKQNSSMITSCVLGMFRENLSTREEFFSLLK
- a CDS encoding pyruvate dehydrogenase, which gives rise to MEKMTNSNIDPNFDWTKIARYILISRELDEIEETTLTPKGIVLYQFSARGHDLSQVLLGSLLTNKVDAASAYYRSRPLLLTLGLGIEDAFAGPMAKSGGISDGRDIGVVFNFPNKDGAIVIPMAGDVGSQFTPAAGYAQAILYRYNVLKEKEYQDAISVVLAGEGAVATNGFWSSLTMATTLKLPLLFYIEDNEYAISVKADKQTPGSNIAQNLASFNNLHILDGDGCNPGEAASKLSDAVSYVRQHKGPALIRLTVPRLSGHSGQDTQAYKTDEFVKEEQEQDPLKKLVQYLVPTYFTETEFSKFRCDIQDEVNHALTAALNRPEPDKKKVAKYVFAENNDDETPDLQMKGGLAAERYTFPESTDLPNPEPTRINMVTAIRRTLESELETNPKLLVFGEDVGVKGGVHAVTMGLHEKFGEERVFDTSLSEEGIIGRSVGMAIAGLMPVAEIQFRKYADAATEQLNNCGTIRWRTANRFAAPIVVRLPGGFFKCGDPWHSVCGEVIWAHGHGWQVFYPSNAEDAVGLLRTAMRSNNPTIFFEHRHMLDTPWARRPYPGDHFALPAGKAKIIQDGNQISLITWGAMVERCELAVKLAGYSVEILDLRTIMPWDKNAVLNSIKKTRRCLIVHEDNSTAGFGAEIAAVVASKLFLDLDAPVERLTTPDVPIPYNVGLMNAILPNVDTIAGKIGEMINF
- a CDS encoding histidinol-phosphate transaminase; translated protein: MIRVPQNIAELVTYQPGKRADDITDNRQEKIAKLSSNENTLGSSPNAIASMQKVIGETNWYPDPSCYDLKAKIANKYNITIENVIVGNGSEGILTNVCKAFFEPGDELLTASNTFVTVYIMAEANNIPLVKTPMKPGYQYDLDAILSAISSKTKVIYLANPNNPTGTMFNESAFTHFMSQVSPNILVVMDEAYHEFASDLSTDYPKMTFKDFGNIITLRTFSKAYGLAGMRIGYGLADPFVIDTLSKVKLTFEPSVLAQAAGSGAIEDEEFLSKTIKNNKIGLEYFSNAFAEIGLRYFESFANFIMIEFENEAKVTEVDQSLLQRGIIVRPLKFFGLPNCMRITVGQPWENVMCVKALKDILN
- a CDS encoding 2-oxo acid dehydrogenase subunit E2; the encoded protein is MAEKIDIILPESSQEGTESVIASWLKNVGDRIELYEPILEISTDKVNVEISSPADGVLVEILKHENEQIEIGDILGRIQLVEEGSEQKEIAPIQPADKIQQITETVLSDSEFTNQETRLSPSVRRLVKQHNINVSQIKGSGKRGRISFQDVENYLETSVKDQPKEAVIDKLTDRKIAHTPMRLSIAHHMVDSMLKTAPHVTAIFDADMSAVIAHRENHKEDFQRRGIKLTYTAYFVKAVVDALHAVPEVNSCWHDDGLELFADCNIGIATALEGGLIVPVLHQAQNLDLYSIAEKLQDLTNRARNNKLEQHEVHNGTFTITNHGVSGSLIATPIINQPQSAILGIGKLEKRVVVSEVKGTDSIQIKPMIYVTLTIDHRALDGFQANTFLTKFVEVLENWG